A stretch of the Cheilinus undulatus linkage group 11, ASM1832078v1, whole genome shotgun sequence genome encodes the following:
- the dclre1b gene encoding 5' exonuclease Apollo: MSVNGKVIPHTPLAVDFWQVRKCRGTRLFFLSHMHSDHTSGLTSTWSDRPIYCSPTTATLLRLKLQVKDQWIHPLELGVPHLLPLDDISKERLTVTLLDANHCPGAVMFLFEGYFGSILYTGDFRYKPSMLREPCLRTNTTIDVLYLDNTNCDPNRTLPSRHQATQQIKEIIRSHPNHNVVIGLYTLGKESLLVDLAMEFKTWIEVSFDRMETLKALDLPDVFTTDTGAGRIRVVEQSAIRLSSLNQWNKEYPTLAILPTSRPIVSFHPDVHVVPYSDHSSYQELEDFVSALKPTFIVPITNNYVPESISALLPSKKRHEILVPESVQHYMLKQPESTLSSSAYTSLCRRHFRPLAPRGVIFESPVRGSRKLCQESWEAASLGPSEDEMDIESSEKESDCILIDLNKEFNSNKDRGGAGDMWSLNIVETLSEEMSAESVPLSKLSNMNLAPVKFPTNRNPCSQTVRTTKKPPETNAKKINETVFNENHNQHCISGKNTEDNHTFSDCDCMDQHSGRGIDQEDIMSDNDVNQHNGRISGQTHYEMLLQKSQDSNSCTSWSSLIEVQQECIEELERSILKDLPFTEEDFKADGLLQISFMQRFPLSPLFNESEDDMSDA; the protein is encoded by the exons ATGTCTGTCAACGGTAAAGTCATACCTCACACCCCGCTGGCCGTAGACTTCTGGCAGGTACGGAAGTGTAGGGGCACACGGTTGTTCTTCCTGTCCCACATGCACAGCGACCACACGTCGGGGTTAACCTCCACCTGGAGCGACCGGCCCATCTACTGCTCTCCAACTACAGCCACCCTGCTCAGACTCAAACTACAG GTGAAGGATCAGTGGATCCATCCTTTAGAGTTGGGAGTACCACACTTGCTGCCACTGGATGACATCAGCAAAGAGAGACTGACAGTCACACTGCTAGATGCCAACCACTGTCCAGGAGCTGTCATGTTTCTCTTTGAAGGCTACTTTGGCTCCATACTCTACACTG gtGACTTCAGATATAAACCCTCAATGCTGCGTGAGCCATGCCTGAGGACCAACACCACTATCGATGTCTTGTATCTGGACAACACTAACTGTGACCCCAACCGCACCCTCCCTTCCAGACACCAAGCCACTCAACAGATCAAAGAGATCATTCGTAGCCACCCCAACCATAATGTTGTCATag GCCTCTATACCCTGGGTAAGGAGTCTCTGCTGGTAGATCTTGCCATGGAGTTCAAAACCTGGATTGAAGTAAGCTTTGACAGGATGGAGACCCTGAAAGCCTTGGATCTACCAGATGTCTTCACCACTGACACAGGAGCCGGTCGTATCAGAGTTGTTGAGCAGTCAGCGATCCGCTTGTCATCTTTAAACCAGTGGAACAAAGAATATCCCACTCTGGCCATCTTACCCACTAGCAGACCCATCGTGTCATTTCACCCAGATGTTCACGTTGTGCCCTACTCCGACCACTCCTCATACCAGGAGCTGGAGGACTTTGTCTCTGCACTCAAACCGACTTTCATTGTACCCATTACAAATAACTATGTACCTGAAAGCATCTCTGCCTTACTGCCCAGCAAGAAGCGCCATGAAATCCTGGTGCCTGAGTCCGTCCAACATTACATGCTAAAGCAGCCAGAGAGCACGCTCAGCTCCTCAGCATACACCAGCCTTTGTCGTAGACATTTCCGACCTCTTGCTCCCAGAGGGGTGATATTTGAATCTCCAGTAAGGGGATCCAGGAAGCTGTGCCAAGAATCCTGGGAGGCAGCGAGCCTGGGTCCGTCTGAGGACGAAATGGACAtagaaagtagtgaaaaggaATCCGACTGTATCCTCATCGACCTGAACAAAGAGTTCAATTCAAATAAAGACAGGGGAGGAGCAGGAGATATGTGGAGCCTTAACATTGTTGAGACTCTGTCTGAGGAGATGTCAGCAGAGTCTGTGCCCCTTAGTAAACTCTCAAATATGAACCTGGCTCCAGTGAAGTTCCCGACAAACAGAAATCCTTGCTCTCAGACTGTCAGGACCACTAAAAAGCCTCCAGAAACAAATGCCAAAAAGATCAACGAGACTGTGTTCAATGAAAACCACAACCAGCATTGTATCAGTGGTAAAAATACGGAAGATAACCACACATTTTCAGACTGTGATTGCATGGATCAGCACAGTGGACGAGGAATCGATCAAGAAGACATCATGTCAGATAATGATGTGAATCAGCACAATGGGCGCATAAGTGGCCAAACTCACTACGAAATGCTACTGCAGAAAAGCCAGGACAGCAATTCATGCACGTCATGGAGCTCTTTGATCGAGGTGCAGCAGGAGTGCATTGAGGAGCTTGAACGCAGTATTTTGAAGGATCTCCCCTTCACAGAGGAGGACTTTAAAGCAGATGGCCTCCTGCAGATAAGCTTTATGCAGCGgtttcctctttctcctctatTCAATGAATCTGAGGATGACATGTCTGATGCATAA